In Tenrec ecaudatus isolate mTenEca1 chromosome 4, mTenEca1.hap1, whole genome shotgun sequence, a single window of DNA contains:
- the PTPMT1 gene encoding phosphatidylglycerophosphatase and protein-tyrosine phosphatase 1 produces the protein MVPAPGAPGPPAECPVARPRPPPCERLSAQASDTWDASSPSSSSSFRLSARPPTPEGSQRLQAPRGGMAATALLEAGLARVLFYPTLLYTVFRGKMPGRVHRDWYHRIDSTVLLGALPLRNMTGRLVHGENVRGVITMNEEYETRFLCNSSKEWKQVGVEQLRLSTVDMTGVPTLANLQRGVQFVLKYQSLGQCVYVHCKAGRSRSATMVAAYLVQVHNWSPEEAIHFISNIRSHIHVRPGQLQVLREFHRVTGKAAQETP, from the exons ATGGTGCCTGCCCCCGGGGCCCCGGGGCCTCCCGCCGAGTGTCCCGTCGCCCGCCCCCGGCCGCCGCCGTGCGAGAGGCTCTCGGCGCAGGCCTCGGACACCTGGGACGCCTCGTCGCCCTCGTCCTCCTCGTCCTTCCGGCTCTCCGCGCGGCCGCCCACGCCGGAAGGTTCGCAGCGGCTGCAGGCCCCGCGGGGCGGGATGGCGGCCACGGCGCTGCTGGAGGCCGGCCTGGCGCGGGTGCTCTTCTACCCGACGCTGCTCTACACCGTGTTCCGCGGGAAGATGCCGGGCCGGGTCCACCGCGACTGGTACCACCGCATCGACTCCACCGTGCTGCTGGGCGCGCTGCCGCTGCGCAACATGACCGGGCGG CTGGTTCACGGCGAGAACGTGCGCGGGGTGATCACCATGAACGAGGAGTACGAGACGCGGTTCCTGTGCAACTCCTCCAAG GAGTGGAAGCAAGTTGGAGTTGAGCAGCTTCGGCTCAGTACCGTGGACATGACCGGTGTGCCAACCTTGGCGAACCTGCAGAGAGGAGTGCAGTTCGTCCTCAAGTACCAGTCACTGGGCCAGTGTGTCTACGTGCACTGCAAGGCAGGGCGGTCCAGAAGTGCCACCATGGTAGCAGCGTATTTAGTTCAG GTGCACAACTGGAGTCCGGAAGAAGCAATCCACTTCATCAGCAACATCCGGTCACACATCCACGTCAGACCTGGCCAGCTGCAAGTGCTCAGGGAGTTTCACAGGGTGACTGGAAAAGCAGCCCAGGAGACACCATGA